One Tubulanus polymorphus chromosome 5, tnTubPoly1.2, whole genome shotgun sequence DNA segment encodes these proteins:
- the LOC141905381 gene encoding cysteinyl leukotriene receptor 1-like: protein MDLNETSQINETCPQYNFVYVTVTGLEYYAPPVIVIVGLFGNILTFLAMVKGSNRKKSTCFYMASLAIADSFVLFLYLMLWMLTYFTANLFNEWVCKIRKYLIMVGFRVSSWIIVVMSVERALVTVYPLKACRWCTLKTAMISVSVTVILMLVTNIQYIYISGLTYLPNVNKWQCIFPYVNEFWSQVINVTGLLSGTILPFTGVLVSNAMIIYGIRATSSCVCTPGLVVFPFIFKQKIIN, encoded by the exons ATGGATCTCAACGAAACCTCTCAAATCAACGAAACTTGTCCACAATACAATTTTGTGTACGTAACTGTTACTGGTTTGGAATATTACGCGCCACCAGTAATTGTCATTGTCGGCTTATTCGGCAACATCCTGACATTTCTCGCCATGGTGAAAGGAAGCAATCGAAAAAAATCCACATGTTTCTATATGGCATCGCTGGCTATAGCTGATAGTTTTGTGCTTTTCCTTTACTTGATGTTGTGGATGCTGACTTATTTCACCGCTAATCTGTTCAATGAATGGGTTTGTAAAATACGCAAGTATCTAATCATGGTGGGGTTTCGAGTTTCGTCGTGGATAATTGTTGTAATGTCAGTGGAGCGGGCCTTGGTAACTGTTTACCCGTTAAAGGCCTGTAGATGGTGCACATTGAAAACTGCCATGATATCTGTAAGCGTCACAGTAATTCTAATGCTGGTAACCAATATACAATACATCTACATATCGGGTTTGACGTATCTACCAAATGTAAACAAATGGCAATGTATCTTCCCGTATGTGAACGAATTTTGGTCACAAGTGATAAACGTCACTGGTCTGCTCTCAGGGACAATATTACCTTTTACGGGGGTCCTAGTCAGCAATGCTATGATTATTTACGGAATTCGCGCG ACATCATCCTGTGTATGCACTCCTGGTCTCGTTGTATTtccgttcattttcaaacagaaaataattaattga
- the LOC141905382 gene encoding uncharacterized protein LOC141905382: MRIWTVFALGIIVIAILIGNGDAETNKASGKSGGDVCEDTGKKNYCDYMVKNDKCRTSNARKKCAKTCGHCKSGGENPSNLKNEKPSKRKNEKPSKPKNENPSKPKNEKPSKPKNEKPSKPKNEKLSKPKNEKPSKPKNEKPSKPKNERPSKPKNEKPSKPKNENPSKPKNEKPSKPKNEKPSGDVCKDAYSRNVCNLKKKKNQCSTSSAKNKCKKTCGYCKSGNEKPLDNGKCSDKRSHRQCKQLKKENKCDTDIGKTKCAKTCKHCISLEEPKGKEEKGCQDRKKQRFCDRWKKLGKCKKKYAKRYCTKTCGACKECFDEGHSKTCRKKRLKNQCKQSWAKKNCGWTCGICRKVECFRNNDCHKKARCIRGKCQCRRGFHGDGKKTCAKSCQCSASGDPHYRTFDQQLIHFMGTCKYTLVKTLIANDNCALNIEVKNEHRRGKTKVAFTRLVDVDFQGVRIRLHQRKKVYVNGNEVEVPYKGVPKTYIYRSGNYVVLASTACGIRLMWNGISIIKVVVPGTYRNKLTGLCGDCNGKKDDFKTKDGQDVSKSKNRYSLIGNSYRVTDDSDRPTTKCEVAAEDVDISCPGKWENLVKSTKYCGQFNRVKGPFKNCIRTQNLNEKDLFTACKMDVCAYRDNSEAVKEIVCGHFSNLVETCYNNDDTTLIDWRRPNFCPYPCNDQNSVYDYKASACPNTCEDPDASEYCEKPASEGCRCKNGFVLNKAGKCIRARDCGCLDEDEKYHEKNSRWLNDDCTKQFHCKSKGDKKVPSIVETKFKGCNKNAQCGIDRDGKPACVCKKAFVLSGFNECRPKGKCKDKSKSAVCQKRKRQGACKRKNIRKLCRNTCGACDDCSDQLGTSHCRKIRKRGQCAANKDKCGYTCRGCRTGCNRNSDCAKNAVCSRGECKCKRGFGGDGIKSCSKSCQCQARGDPHFRTFDGQILHYQGICKYTLAKFQTPDNDPCTFDVEVKLERRGKNKRVSFIRMVDFKFAGNVIRVIKGGDVYVNGESRNLPVTDIANLAVTKAGNYVLMEVEDCGIRVSYDGVHAVSVDVPRQFAGKLTGICGDCDGKPNDYRTKAGKDVSQNKNRYSLVGDSYSVKDDSDKPTKKCVTPVSAPECSAAEKELIKSKKHCGMLKDKNGPFGACVASGKVSVDEIFESCVYDMCAFVRDDARKEVYLCNMLSSLSDVCLSNANIDTDFRTEKFCAIKCSPNSHYEARMTACPASCADPDAPDNCAEGEREGCECNSGFILSGDKCVPTSKCGCIDEKDRYRQVNAFWMSKDCKKKYTCINPVGTPTISKETTKGCHANAKCALKRGRRKCICKSGFTGDGNTCTDCKDRKKSKYCRRVKRKRLCNKQIYARRCRKTCNACDGCFDEEKKGFCRKQKRKGNCNKADIQAVCGYTCRVCRQGDCDTHADCAANSKCVDGVCKCKQGFFGDGKEGCAPACVCQGRGDTHYKTYDKQKIDFMGVCKYTLSRSTTKKDPCAFNIEGKQERRNGKKKKKVSFLRLVDFDFRGHRFRLMFGGKVFVDGVRVELPYYQIAGVTVDMDGKFMLVESEACGIRVSFDGKSHGIFEVPPTYKNQMTGICGSCDGIKKNDYVTKDGQDVRSEKSRNSKLGNSFTVVDDSDKPSTNCKAEDPDIKCSAKMEKTVLQNDHCGQIINPKGPFGECIASGRLAKNVIADLLHDCKYDVCAFADDNKAKKEQICAALASTAAACNEIGFYPEWRTKKLCPYKCPKGTTYKPRVHGCRSTCQDPEPQENCARHDKEGCFCNGVWSDNRCIKLSDCDKDSCVDDDGNRFGIGKVRFSKDCKKKEKCEKTAKGPVFKSKVLGGCHPNAKCKLKNGAPKCSCKAGFKGDGRKKCEARKDPCELKRCLTNAKCTVTKDKAICSCKRKKIKYNDVTGCQEPVTTVASPPAMTTTTEEPDPVPASPILTTQEPQATTQPSKGTAENPTVPEETPGPTEPTTGPEETSAAPTEPTTGPGETSAGVTEPTTGPGETSAGVTEPTTGPGETSAGATEPTTGPGETSAGVTEPTTGPGETSAGVTEPTTGPGETSAGATEPTTGPGETSAGATEPTTGPGETSAGATEPTTGPGETSAGATEPTTGPGETSAGVTEPTTGPGETSAGVTEPTTGPGETSAGATEPTTGPGETSAGATEPTTRPGETSPASEETPTVSEGPNPKSTPFGQEETTIGPEPTKPTEPAKPTGPPAVIPIDDDNNRYFIAKPYVLPAPKPSPLGIESGIIEDNAITASSETEGNEANKARPLSGSGWIPKSTDTQKWIKVDLGKTIAIHGVGTVGHSVKDYWVVRYKIFISDDGKTWTALKDKKSGKDKKFKGNDQRNKWKITCLHKYYGKPVETRFIKIAVLKENNRVGLRIELYGFREPNDPVYIKGILKDAWTKKPSGCRCYFDRKSKDCACCESGGCQCQKTFKHQCVQCGYASNCGKLNIKPKFLQKDPWTRSFTGCECDHDPSRNDCACCLNHGCQCGVDNPNQCHQCGRPDTCGKKEDIFGPNKVCKPKSCLASSKP; encoded by the exons ATGCGGATTTGGACGGTTTTCGCTCTAGGCATCATTGTCATAGCTATTCTCATCGGGAACGGTG ATGCAGAAACAAATAAAGCGTCTGGCAAG tCAGGTGGTGACGTGTGTGAAGACACGGGAAAGAAGAATTATTGCGACTACATggtaaaaaatgataaatgtcGTACCTCAAATGCAAGAAAGAAATGTGCAAAAACGTGTGGACATTGTAAAT CGGGAGGAGAAAATCCATCgaatctgaaaaatgaaaaaccgtcgaaacggaaaaatgaaaaaccgtCGAaaccgaaaaatgaaaatccgtcgaaaccgaaaaatgaaaaaccgtCGAaaccgaaaaatgaaaaaccgtCGAaaccgaaaaatgaaaaactgtcgaaaccgaaaaatgaaaaaccgtCGAaaccgaaaaatgaaaaaccgtCGAAACCGAAAAATGAAAGACCGTCGAaaccgaaaaatgaaaaaccgtCGAaaccgaaaaatgaaaatccgtcgaaaccgaaaaatgaaaaaccgtCGAAACCGAAAAATGAG AAACCCAGCGGTGACGTGTGTAAAGACGCGTATAGTCGGAATGTCTGTAActtaaagaaaaagaagaatcaGTGTAGTACCTCGAGtgcaaaaaataaatgtaaaaaaacGTGTGGCTATTGTAAAT CTGGCAATGAAAAACCCCTCGACAACGGGAAATGTTCTGATAAGCGCAGTCACCGTCAGTGTAAACAGTTaaagaaggaaaacaaatGTGATACAGATATTGGAAAAACGAAATGTGCAAAAACATGCAAACACTGTATATCATTAG AGGAACCGAAAGGAAAAGAG GAAAAGGGATGCCAGGATCGAAAGAAACAGCGATTCTGTGATCGATGGAAGAAACTTGGAAAATGTAAGAAGAAATATGCCAAACGATACTGCACTAAAACATGCGGTGCATGTAAAG AATGTTTCGATGAGGGTCACTCGAAGACCTGTCGAAAGAAAAGACTGAAGAATCAATGTAAACAATCTTGGGCAAAGAAGAACTGTGGCTGGACGTGTGGAATATGTCGAAAAGttg AGTGTTTCCGAAATAACGACTGCCACAAGAAGGCTCGGTGTATTCGAGGGAAATGTCAATGTCGACGGGGATTCCATGGCGATGGGAAAAAAACCTGCGCAA AATCGTGCCAGTGTTCAGCTAGCGGTGACCCTCATTATCGCACATTCGATCAGCAATTGATACACTTCATGGGCACATGTAAATACACGTTGGTGAAGACCCTCATTGCAAACGACAACTGCGCCCTCAATATCGAAGTGAAGAACGAACACCGACGTGGCAAAACCAAAGTTGCATTCACCAGATTGGTCGACGTCGATTTCCAGGGTGTCCGAATTCGTCTGCATCAAAGAAAGAAAGTTTAC GTAAATGGTAACGAGGTTGAAGTGCCGTATAAGGGCGTCCCGAAAACCTATATCTATCGCAGTGGAAATTATGTAGTGTTGGCGTCGACTGCATGTGGAATACGATTAATGTGGAACGGGATATCTATTATCAAAGTGGTCGTGCCAGGAACATACAGAAATAAACTGACAG GACTTTGCGGTGACTGTAACGGCAAAAAGGACGACTTCAAAACTAAAGACGGTCAAGACGTCTCTAAGAGTAAGAACAGATACTCACTGATCGGAAACAGCTACAGAGTAACGGACGATTCGGATAGACCAACTACCAA ATGTGAAGTGGCTGCTGAAGATGTGGATATAAGCTGCCCTGGAAAATGGGAGAATCTGGTGAAAAGCACGAAATATTGCGGTCAATTCAACCGTGTTAAAGGCCCGTTCAAAAATTGCATTCGAACTCAAAAC TTGAACGAGAAAGATCTTTTCACCGCATGTAAAATGGACGTCTGCGCTTACCGTGATAACTCCGAGGCAGTGAAAGAAATCGTTTGCGGTCATTTCTCCAATTTAGTGGAGACTTGTTACAATAACGATGATACAACTTTGATCGACTGGAGACGTCCTAATTTCTGCC CGTATCCATGCAACGATCAAAACTCTGTCTACGATTATAAAGCGTCGGCTTGTCCGAACACTTGTGAAGATCCAGATGCATCAGAATACTGCGAAAAACCAGCATCAGAGGGATGCAGATGCAAAAACGGCTTCGTCTTGAATAAAGCTGGGAAGTGTATCCGCGCTAGAGACTGTGGATGTCTGGATGAAGATGAGAAATACCACGAG AAAAATTCTCGCTGGCTGAACGACGATTGCACGAAACAGTTCCACTGTAAATCTAAAGGCGACAAGAAAGTTCCATCCATCGTCGAAACGAAGTTCAAAGGTTGCAATAAAAATGCCCAATGCGGCATCGATAGAGACGGAAAACCGGCTTGCGTGTGTAAAAAGGCGTTCGTCTTAAGCGGATTCAATGAATGCC GACCGAAAGGAAAGTGCAAAGATAAGTCCAAATCTGCCGTTTGTCAAAAAAGGAAACGTCAAGGCGCTTGCAAGCGTAAAAACATTCGTAAGCTCTGCCGCAATACATGCGGGGCTTGTGACG ATTGTTCGGATCAGTTAGGAACGAGCCATTGTCGTAAAATCCGCAAACGTGGTCAGTGCGCGGCAAACAAAGACAAATGCGGATATACATGTCGCGGATGTCGTACTG GTTGCAATCGAAACTCGGACTGCGCAAAGAATGCTGTCTGCTCACGTGGAGAGTGTAAATGCAAGCGTGGATTCGGTGGTGACGGAATCAAATCCTGTTCAA AATCGTGTCAATGCCAAGCAAGAGGCGATCCTCACTTTAGAACATTTGATGGTCAAATACTTCACTATCAGGGTATCTGCAAATACACGCTAGCCAAATTTCAAACACCTGACAACGACCCGTGCACGTTTGACGTCGAAGTGAAGCTGGAGAGGAGAGGAAAAAATAAACGGGTTTCATTCATCAGAATGGTCGATTTCAAGTTCGCCGGGAACGTCATTCGAGTCATTAAAGGCGGAGATGTTTAT GTGAATGGAGAATCGAGGAATTTACCGGTAACGGACATTGCGAATTTAGCTGTTACGAAAGCGGGAAATTACGTTCTGATGGAAGTTGAAGATTGCGGAATACGAGTTTCATACGACGGTGTACACGCTGTCAGTGTCGATGTTCCAAGACAGTTCGCGGGTAAACTAACAG GTATTTGTGGTGATTGTGATGGCAAACCGAACGATTATAGAACCAAAGCCGGAAAGGACGTCAGCCAAAATAAGAATAGATATTCATTAGTCGGTGATAGTTACAGCGTTAAGGATGATTCAGATAAACCAACTAAAAA GTGTGTCACGCCAGTAAGTGCACCTGAATGTTCGGCCGCCGAAAAGGAGCTAATTAAAAGCAAAAAGCACTGCGGCATGCTGAAAGATAAGAACGGACCATTTGGGGCTTGCGTGGCTTCCGGAAAAGTGTCCGTAGATGAAATATTCGAAAGTTGTGTTTATGACATGTGCGCGTTTGTTCGAGACGATGCCCGTAAAGAGGTTTACCTGTGCAACATGTTGAGCAGTTTATCCGATGTGTGTTTGTCTAACGCCAACATTGATACTGACTTCAGAACGGAGAAATTCTGCG CGATCAAATGTTCACCGAATTCTCATTACGAGGCGAGAATGACAGCTTGTCCGGCATCTTGTGCGGATCCAGACGCTCCTGATAACTGTGCGGAGGGGGAGCGCGAAGGATGCGAGTGTAATAGTGGATTCATCCTCAGCGGTGATAAATGTGTCCCGACCAGTAAATGCGGATGCATTGACGAAAAAGATCGTTACAGACAG GTCAACGCCTTCTGGATGTCGAAAGATTGCAAGAAGAAGTACACTTGTATCAACCCGGTAGGAACTCCGACAATTTCTAAAGAAACTACAAAAGGGTGTCACGCTAATGCTAAATGTGCGCTGAAACGTGGACGCAGAAAGTGTATCTGTAAAAGTGGGTTTACTGGCGATGGAAATACATGTACTG ATTGTAAAGATAGGAAGAAATCCAAATATTGCCGTCGAGTTAAGAGAAAAAGACTGTGTAACAAACAGATATATGCTAGACGTTGCCGCAAAACCTGCAACGCCTGTGACG GATGCTTTGACGAGGAAAAGAAAGGATTTTGTAGAAAACAGAAAAGAAAAGGGAATTGCAATAAAGCCGACATCCAAGCGGTGTGTGGATACACTTGTCGAGTATGTCGCCAAGGAG ATTGTGATACGCATGCCGATTGTGCCGCTAATTCCAAATGCGTTGATGGTGTATGCAAATGCAAGCAGGGATTCTTTGGAGATGGAAAAGAGGGATGCGCAC CGGCATGTGTCTGTCAGGGTCGCGGCGATACACATTACAAGACTTACGACAAACAGAAAATAGATTTCATGGGTGTTTGCAAGTACACGTTGTCTCGATCTACAACCAAAAAAGACCCGTGTGCTTTCAATATCGAAGGAAAACAAGAACGACGAAATggcaaaaagaaaaagaaggtCTCATTCTTACGACTGGTAGATTTTGACTTCCGAGGTCATCGATTCAGGCTTATGTTTGGTGGCAAAGTATTT GTCGACGGTGTACGGGTGGAATTGCCTTATTACCAGATCGCTGGAGTAACAGTTGATATGGATGGTAAATTCATGTTGGTTGAGTCGGAAGCTTGTGGAATTCGGGTGAGTTTTGACGGCAAATCTCACGGAATTTTCGAAGTACCACcgacatacaaaaaccaaatgACAG GTATTTGTGGCTCCTGCGATGGAATTAAAAAGAATGATTACGTCACGAAGGATGGTCAAGATGTCCGTTCCGAGAAAAGCCGAAACTCAAAACTTGGAAATAGTTTTACCGTAGTCGACGATTCAGATAAACCAAGTACCAA CTGTAAAGCAGAAGATCCAGATATAAAATGTTCGGCCAAGATGGAGAAAACTGTGCTGCAAAACGACCATTGTGGACAGATCATAAACCCGAAGGGGCCATTCGGAGAATGCATTGCAAGTGGACGATTGGCAAAGAATGTTATCGCCGATCTCCTTCACGATTGTAAATACGATGTCTGCGCGTTTGCGGACGACAATAAAGCCAAGAAAGAACAGATCTGTGCTGCGTTAGCCAGTACGGCGGCGGCTTGCAATGAAATCGGGTTCTATCCCGAATGGAGAACGAAAAAACTCTGTC CGTACAAGTGTCCGAAAGGAACGACTTACAAACCTCGCGTGCACGGGTGCCGATCTACGTGTCAGGATCCCGAACCGCAGGAAAACTGTGCTCGACACGATAAAGAAGGATGTTTCTGCAACGGTGTCTGGAGTGACAACAGATGTATCAAACTGTCCGACTGTGACAAAGACAGCTGTGTAGACGATGACGGCAACCGATTTGGA atCGGTAAAGTTCGGTTTAGTAAAGATTGCAAGAAGAAGGAAAAATGCGAGAAAACTGCTAAAGGACCCGTGTTTAAATCTAAAGTGCTTGGCGGCTGTCATCCAAACGCAAAATGCAAATTGAAAAATGGGGCTCCTAAATGTTCTTGTAAAGCAGGATTTAAAGGAGATGGCAGAAAGAAATGTGAAGCGC GAAAAGACCCGTGTGAGCTTAAACGATGTTTGACTAATGCAAAATGTACTGTTACTAAAGATAAGGCGATTTGCTCAtgtaagagaaaaaaaatcaaatacaacGACGTCACTGGATGTCAAG AACCTGTAACGACAGTTGCATCTCCTCCTGCTATGACCACGACCACTGAGGAACCCGATCCAGTACCAGCTTCTCCAATATTAACAACGCAAGAGCCGCAGGCAACAACTCAACCTAGCAAAGGCACCGCAGAAAACCCAACAGTTCCGGAGGAGACTCCGGGTCCAACAGAACCTACAACTGGACCTGAAGAAACCTCGGCAGCTCCTACAGAACCTACCACTGGGCCAGGAGAAACATCAGCAGGTGTTACAGAACCTACCACTGGGCCAGGAGAAACCTCAGCAGGTGTTACAGAACCTACCACTGGGCCAGGAGAAACCTCAGCAGGTGCTACAGAACCTACCACTGGACCAGGAGAAACCTCAGCAGGTGTTACAGAACCTACCACTGGGCCAGGAGAAACATCAGCAGGTGTTACAGAACCTACCACTGGGCCAGGAGAAACATCAGCAGGTGCTACAGAACCTACCACTGGGCCAGGCGAAACCTCAGCAGGTGCTACAGAACCTACCACTGGGCCAGGAGAAACATCAGCGGGTGCTACAGAACCTACCACTGGGCCAGGAGAAACCTCAGCAGGTGCTACAGAGCCTACCACTGGGCCAGGAGAAACATCAGCAGGTGTTACAGAACCTACCACTGGGCCAGGAGAAACATCAGCAGGTGTTACAGAACCTACCACTGGGCCAGGAGAAACATCAGCAGGTGCTACAGAACCTACCACTGGGCCAGGAGAAACCTCAGCAGGTGCTACAGAACCTACCACTAGGCCAGGAGAAACATCCCCTGCTTCAGAAGAAACCCCTACAGTTTCGGAAGGACCCAATCCGAAATCTACACCCTTTGGACAAGAGGAAACTACAATTGGTCCTGAACCTACAAAACCCACAGAACCTGCAAAACCGACCGGTCCCCCGGCTGTCATTCCAA TTgacgatgataataatagataTTTCATCGCGAAGCCTTACGTATTACCAGCACCAAAACCATCTCCACTTGGTATAGAATCGGGAATCATTGAGGATAACGCAATTACTGCTTCCTCTGAAACTGAAGGTAATGAGGCAAACAAAGCTCGACCTCTAAGTGGATCGGGATGGATTCCGAAATCGACAGATACACAGAAGTGGATAAAG GTCGACCTTGGAAAGACAATCGCCATACATGGCGTAGGTACGGTTGGCCATTCGGTGAAAGATTATTGGGTTGTTAGATATAAGATCTTCATCAGCGATGATGGGAAAACGTGGACCGCATTAAAAGACAAGAAATCCGGCAAAGACAAG AAATTCAAAGGAAATGACCAGAGAAATAAGTGGAAGATTACTTGCCTCCATAAATACTATGGAAAACCGGTCGAAACCCGATTCATTAAGATAGCCGTGCTCAAAGAAAACAATAGAGTAGGATTGCGTATTGAACTTTACGGTTTCAGAG AACCAAACGATCCTGTTTATATCAAGG GCATATTGAAGGACGCGTGGACGAAAAAACCGTCTGGTTGTCGATGTTATTTTGACAGAAAGTCAAAAGACTGCGCGTGCTGCGAATCTGGTGGCTGTCAATGTCAGAAAACCTTCAAACACCAATGCGTCCAATGTGGTTACGCTAGCAACTGCGGAAAAC TGAACATCAAACCGAAGTTCCTACAAAAAGACCCTTGGACACGTTCATTTACTGGGTGCGAATGCGACCACGACCCTAGCCGTAATGACTGCGCTTGCTGTCTGAACCACGGCTGTCAATGCGGGGTCGATAATCCGAACCAGTGCCATCAATGCGGTAGGCCGGATACGTGCGGTAAGAAAGAAGATATATTTGGCCCGAATAAGGTGTGCAAACCGAAGTCTTGTCTGGCCAGTAGCAAACCTTAG
- the LOC141905273 gene encoding arrestin domain-containing protein 3-like yields MGKFTCFEIVLNDNKTVFHPGERVTGLCVLELKGSMKMRALRVFMRGVAKVHWTESRSTGTRLGSYTEHYNAEVEYFYKRQVLFGGESSVVRETLSEGRHEFNFTFELPMGGISTSFEGKHGSIRYWLKAEIDKPWSFNHKTKKAFTVISPIDINKPEYQIPVENSVEKTLCCWLCTSGPISISARTDRRGYCPGESIAISADFENHSSRTIIPYATLHQTQTFFANGKSRVRGTKFTVLTGLPVSPGSRATWDAQLLKIPAVSPSVMNCCVIKVEYYVKVALHIPGAYNLSLHLPIVIGTVPFRRVNPHLLSDPMVLRDTNVSYFGNQLMPAPPPYRETPTPPPPFDDPPTYAESICGAVNINDDEDDEDGLGTMGEITFTPMYTYVYDYRYRPPPAYSEIDPHPLGRDAYALSMGSQL; encoded by the exons ATGGGTAAATTCACATGTTTTGAGATTGTACTTAATGACAATAAGACGGTTTTCCACCCTGGGGAACGGGTGACAGGACTATGCGTTTTAGAACTGAAGGGCAGTATGAAGATGCGAGCCCTGCGCGTATTCATGCGTGGCGTAGCTAAAGTTCACTGGACTGAATCCCGCAGCACTGGAACCCGACTCGGTTCCTATACCGAACATTACAACGCCGAAGTCGAATACTTTTATAAACGTCAGGTGCTATTTGGAGGAG aATCCTCTGTTGTGAGAGAAACATTAAGTGAAGGTCGACATGAGTTCAACTTCACTTTTGAGTTACCGATGGG CGGAATCTCTACGTCGTTTGAGGGCAAGCACGGCAGTATACGATACTGGTTAAAAGCGGAAATTGACAAACCGTGGTCTTTCAATCATAAAACGAAGAAAGCTTTCACAGTTATTAGTCCGATCGATATTAATAAACCTGAGTATCAG attCCCGTGGAGAATAGTGTTGAAAAGACGTTATGTTGTTGGCTATGTACATCAGGTCCTATTTCAATCAGCGCTCGGACGGACAGACGAGGATATTGTCCAG GTGAATCGATAGCAATTTCTGCCGATTTTGAGAATCACTCGTCGCGAACAATCATCCCTTACGCCACGCTACATCAAACGCAAACGTTCTTCGCGAATGGAAAATCACGAGTCAGAGGAACAAAATTCACAGTTTTAACAG GTTTACCTGTTTCACCGGGAAGTCGAGCTACGTGGGACGCTCAGTTACTCAAAATTCCCGCTGTTTCTCCGTCTGTTATGAATTGTTGTGTGATAAAAGTTGAATACTATGTCAAG gttgCCTTGCATATACCGGGTGCATATAATCTGTCACTTCATCTACCGATAGTAATTGGAACTGTACCTTTCCGTCGTGTAAATCCACATCTCTTATCTGACCCAATGGTGCTACGTGACACGAACGTGTCGTATTTCGGCAATCAACTCATGCCTGCCCCTCCACCGTACAGGGAAACTCCTACACCTCCGCCCCCGTTTGACG ATCCGCCGACGTACGCGGAAAGCATATGTGGAGCAGTGAATATAAACGATGATGAAGACGACGAGGATGGATTAGGAACGATGGGTGAAATCACGTTTACACCGATGTATACGTACGTGTACGATTATAGATATCGACCTCCGCCAGCTTATAGCGAG atCGATCCTCATCCATTGGGCCGCGACGCTTACGCCTTGTCGATGGGTAGCCAGTTATGA